GGCCCACCCGCAGCCCCCTGGCCCGCGCGCGGTCCACGGCGGTGCGGGCGATCCGGGCCACCAGGCCGTACGCCGCCACGGCCACGGTGGCATCCTCCATCCGGTAGGCCTCGTACCGGACCTCCGACTGCATGCGGCGGTACTTCTCCACCAGGCGCCGGTTGTGGTGCTCCAGGGCCTCCGGCTCCAGGTAGATGGAGTTGATCAGCCGCACCGGCCCCTCCCCGGCGCCGGTCGTCGCCCAGGGCGGCGGCTCGCGTGCGGGCGGGGTGTCGGCGCGGAAGGTCACCGGCTCCATCATCTGGCCGGTGATGCCGTCGGTGAGGACCATCACCGGATTGCGGTAGCGGTCGGCGAGCTCGAAGGCCAGCGCCGTCAGGTCCGCCGCCTCCTGGATCGTGGCCGGCGCCAGCACGAGATTCCGCCCGTCGCCGTGGCCGGCCGATTTCGTGGCCTGGAAGTAGTCGGCCTGGGAGGGGGCGATGTTGCCCAGCCCCGGGCCGCCCCGCATGACGTTGATGATCACGCAGGGCAGTTCAGAGCCGACGAGGTAGGACAG
The nucleotide sequence above comes from Armatimonadota bacterium. Encoded proteins:
- a CDS encoding 3-methyl-2-oxobutanoate dehydrogenase subunit VorB, with the translated sequence METTAERVLMKGNEAIAEAAIRAGVRAYFGYPITPQSEIAEYMARELPRRGGVFLQAESEVAAINMVYGAAGAGARVMTSTSSPGISLMQEGLSYLVGSELPCVIINVMRGGPGLGNIAPSQADYFQATKSAGHGDGRNLVLAPATIQEAADLTALAFELADRYRNPVMVLTDGITGQMMEPVTFRADTPPAREPPPWATTGAGEGPVRLINSIYLEPEALEHHNRRLVEKYRRMQSEVRYEAYRMEDATVAVAAYGLVARIARTAVDRARARGLRVGLLRPITVYPFPSAAFAEAAGRVAAILTVEMSAGQMVEDVRLAVAGRTPVRFYGRLGGAIPTPPELVAQIEALAAEVSAR